The Aspergillus chevalieri M1 DNA, chromosome 5, nearly complete sequence genome includes a region encoding these proteins:
- a CDS encoding uncharacterized protein (COG:S;~EggNog:ENOG410PQ3E;~InterPro:IPR036864,IPR001138;~PFAM:PF00172;~TransMembrane:1 (i210-230o);~go_function: GO:0000981 - DNA-binding transcription factor activity, RNA polymerase II-specific [Evidence IEA];~go_function: GO:0008270 - zinc ion binding [Evidence IEA];~go_process: GO:0006355 - regulation of transcription, DNA-templated [Evidence IEA]), translated as MKVKQRSVCQTCRTRKLGCDGKRPECSQCVLTGRRCDGYQSDWTFVLQNDHSSRLPSVSKQRAIRMMMPQGKREVNVPLSLSSLPRNRYQVTSAGVESSFVPGLVLNPTRPPWDDLLGLVVECYIPEDEMTSITDFTDSKQSRICGSWLAILPKILGKSDRDCVLRATIKALATSILSHNPQMGGSALDSVESYDVAIQAVRKGLTVSGYAFHAVFIAAIMCIALAEIMFPDSAIAFAAHVNGIGHLLQTQNVEQYCSGVFHALFVGFRPILIVEAFRYRQPTFLASDSWIRIPFSAHKPSPMQSLLSEAAAIPSLLQQIDMLHDDPCQGSSYGVTRLLRYLMAALNNLENWEIRLRTENTEPHYWAVSLDTRVTDASSTDKYIWFPNITMANVYSHLWAFRIICLSEITKLTSLSPLFLDENQSASWQSDFNNTQENIIALSKQICMSMEYLIQDGMRLFGPASTFFPLQAAYRTFQTDKLRQRESIIRIEGIVDRLVKKGLQSAPHIVFDGRDSVQTI; from the exons ATGAAGGTCAAGCAACGATCCGTCTGCCAAACATGTAGAACACGAAAATTAGGG TGCGATGGCAAGCGTCCGGAGTGCAGCCAGTGCGTCCTTACAGGACGACGATGCGATGGATACCAGTCCGATTGGACGTTTGTATTGCAGAATGATCATTCTTCGAGGCTGCCATCCGTGTCAAAGCAGCGAGCTATCCGGATGATGATGCCTCAAGGGAAACGCGAAGTGAATGtgcctctttctctttctagTCTTCCTAGGAATCGATATCAAGTCACAAGTGCCGGCGTTGAATCAAGCTTTGTACCGGGGCTAGTCCTAAATCCTACGCGACCACCGTGGGATGATCTCCTGGGACTGGTAGTGGAGTGTTATATCCCGGAAGACGAAATGACCTCTATAACAGACTTCACTGACAGCAAGCAATCTCGAATTTGCGGCTCCTGGCTGGCAATCCTTCCGAAAATTCTTGGGAAATCTGATCGTGACTGCGTGCTGCGCGCGACCATAAAGGCTTTGGCAACTTCGATCCTATCCCATAATCCTCAAATGGGCGGATCCGCTCTCGACTCTGTCGAGAGCTATGACGTGGCGATTCAAGCCGTTAGGAAAGGGCTTACTGTGTCTGGTTATGCCTTTCATGCTGTGTTTATAGCGGCCATTATGTGTATTGCACTGGCCGAG ATTATGTTCCCGGACTCTGCCATAGCTTTTGCAGCTCATGTCAATGGAATAGGGCACTTATTACAAACTCAAAATGTGGAGCAGTATTGTTCAGGGGTGTTCCATGCGCTATTTGTCGGCTTCCGTCCTATACTG ATAGTTGAGGCGTTTCGATATCGTCAACCTACATTTCTTGCTTCTGATTCTTGGATTCGCATACCGTTCTCCGCTCATAAACCGTCACCCATGCAAAGCCTTCTTAGCGAGGCAGCCGCTATTCCGTCTCTCTTACAACAAATCGACATGCTACATGACGATCCATGTCAGGGCAGCTCCTATGGTGTAACCAGATTGCTCAGATACCTCATGGCCGCTCTGAATAACCTCGAAAATTGGGAAATACGCCTCCGAACAGAGAACACGGAACCCCATTACTGGGCTGTTTCCCTAGACACGCGAGTTACAGATGCATCCTCCACTGACAAATACATCTGGTTCCCTAACATCACCATGGCCAACGTCTACAGTCATCTCTGGGCATTCCGCATCATTTGCCTATCTGAAATCACCAAACTAACATCTCTATCCCCTTTATTTCTTGATGAAAATCAATCAGCGTCGTGGCAATCTGATTTCAATAACACCCAAGAAAATATAATTGCACTTTCGAAACAGATTTGCATGAGCATGGAGTACCTTATTCAAGACGGAATGAGACTCTTTGGGCCTGCATCTACgttctttcctctccaagCAGCATATCGAACATTCCAAACTGATAAGCTTCGACAAAGGGAAAGCATAATTCGCATTGAAGGAATTGTTGATCGATTGGTCAAGAAAGGCTTGCAATCGGCCCCGCATATTGTATTTGATGGGCGGGACTCTGTACAAACTATCTAA
- a CDS encoding uncharacterized protein (COG:T;~EggNog:ENOG410PRPN;~InterPro:IPR011009) encodes MITPPILIRQMQKMASDTLPERWQDSIDGKTTTEVPSPALQNWLEELYFDSERSTDLTKEDIVKLGQLVGKLLQFEPAKRVSVREILDDPWFKCDS; translated from the coding sequence ATGATAACACCTCCGATACTTATCCGTCAGATGCAGAAGATGGCGAGTGATACTCTACCTGAAAGATGGCAAGACTCGATAGACGGTAAAACTACCACAGAAGTACCGAGTCCTGCACTGCAGAATTGGCTGGAAGAATTGTACTTTGATAGTGAGCGAAGCACAGATCTTACGAAGGAAGATATAGTAAAACTGGGGCAACTCGTTGGAAAGTTGCTGCAGTTTGAGCCGGCCAAGAGGGTGTCGGTGAGGGAAATCTTAGATGATCCTTGGTTCAAATGCGACTCATAG